Proteins co-encoded in one Corylus avellana chromosome ca9, CavTom2PMs-1.0 genomic window:
- the LOC132162020 gene encoding cytochrome P450 81E8-like, which translates to MEDMLLYSSLSLLVLAVAFKLIIHLQTTTPKHLPPSPPSLPILGHLHLVKKPLHRTFHSLSQKYGQIFSLRFGSQLVVIISSPSAVEECFTKNDIVLANRPPSLIGKILGYNQTTVIAAPYGDHGRNLRRICALEIFSTTRLNMFMGIRRDEIKRLLRKLGRNSSQDFTKVELKSMFSEFTFNIIMRMVAGKRYYGYGEDVNDEEKARQIREIISEAFANGGASNLQEFVPLMRWIDRGGLEKRLMRLAKRMDAFLQGLIDEKKGNEEGNTMIHHLLYLQKSQPEYYTDQIIKGLIMVLLLAGTDTSAVTLEWAMSNLLNHPDILKKVRAELDSQVGKENLLDEPDVSKLHHLQSIISETLRLYPALPLLVPHMSSDDCTVGGYDVPRNTMLLVNAWAIHRDSKVWDDATSFKPERFEHGKVDSHKLLPFGLGRMACPGAGLAQRTLGLALGSLIQCFEWERVGEEEVDMTEGNGVSMPKAVALEAMCKTRPIMNNLLSE; encoded by the exons ATGGAAGACATGTTGTTATACTCATCCCTCTCTCTTCTCGTCCTCGCTGTTGCTTTCAAGCTCATCATCCATCTTCAAACAACAACACCCAAACACCTCCCTCCCAGCCCACCTTCTCTCCCAATTCTGGGTCATCTTCATCTCGTCAAAAAGCCCCTCCACCGGACTTTCCACAGCCTCTCGCAAAAATACGGCCAGATTTTCTCCCTCCGATTTGGTTCCCAACTGGTGGTTATCATATCGTCCCCATCCGCAGTCGAGGAATGCTTCACCAAGAACGACATCGTCTTAGCCAACCGTCCTCCCTCCCTCATCGGCAAGATTCTCGGCTACAACCAGACCACCGTGATAGCAGCCCCCTACGGCGATCACGGGCGCAACCTTCGCCGCATCTGCGCACTCGAGATCTTCTCAACCACCCGCCTCAACATGTTCATGGGCATCCGAAGGGACGAGATCAAACGCTTGCTGCGCAAACTCGGACGCAACTCGTCCCAAGATTTCACCAAGGTGGAGCTGAAATCAATGTTCTCGGAGTTCACCTTTAACATCATAATGAGAATGGTGGCTGGGAAGCGGTACTACGGATACGGGGAGGACGTGAATGACGAGGAAAAGGCAAGGCAGATTAGGGAGATAATAAGCGAGGCTTTCGCAAATGGAGGGGCGTCGAATCTTCAAGAATTCGTGCCCCTGATGCGGTGGATTGATCGCGGTGGTTTAGAGAAGAGGCTGATGAGGCTTGCTAAGAGGATGGATGCCTTCTTGCAAGGCCTTATTGATGAGAAGAAGGGTAACGAAGAGGGAAACACTATGATCCACCATCTACTTTATTTGCAGAAATCACAGCCGGAATACTATACGGACCAGATTATCAAAGGCCTTATCATG GTCTTGCTACTTGCCGGGACGGACACATCAGCTGTGACATTAGAGTGGGCCATGTCCAATTTGCTTAACCATCCTGACATATTGAAGAAAGTTAGAGCTGAGTTGGACAGTCAAGTTGGAAAGGAGAATTTGTTAGACGAACCAGATGTGTCTAAACTACATCACCTTCAAAGCATAATTTCCGAGACCCTTCGATTGTACCCGGCGCTTCCATTGTTAGTACCCCATATGTCATCTGATGATTGCACTGTGGGAGGATACGATGTTCCACGTAATACGATGTTATTGGTGAATGCATGGGCCATACATAGAGACTCCAAGGTGTGGGATGACGCAACCAGTTTTAAGCCTGAGAGATTTGAGCACGGCAAGGTTGATTCGCACAAGTTGTTGCCATTTGGGTTGGGAAGGATGGCATGTCCTGGGGCAGGACTCGCCCAACGGACATTGGGGTTGGCTTTGGGGTCATTGATTCAGTGTTTTGAGTGGGAGAGGGTTGGCGAGGAAGAAGTAGACATGACCGAAGGCAATGGAGTCAGCATGCCCAAAGCTGTGGCACTGGAGGCCATGTGTAAGACACGTCCCATTATGAATAACCTCCTTTCCGAGtag